CGAAGCGGACGCGTACGTGCTCGGAAGAGCCGGTCCGCGGAGGGCGTCGACGAGACGAAAGCCTCGAACGGCAGGAGCTCGACCGGGAAGCGAGCGGCGCGGGCGAGCGCCGGACGTGGCACCGCGGGTAGTGGCAAGAGCGACGGGCCCGCGACGCGCCTCAAGCCGAAGAACACCAAGGGCAAGGACAACGCGCGCGCGCAGATGCTCGCGTTGATCGAGCGCGGTCGTACGAAGAGCTTCCTGACCTACGACGAGATCAACGAGGCGCTCGCGAACGACGTGACGTCCGATCAGATCGACGAGCTCATGGTCACGCTCGGGCACGAGGACATCGAGGTGGTCGACCAGGCGGGGAACGCCAAGGTCAACAAGAACCGCGACAAGAACCGTCCGCGCAAGAGCAGCCTGCCGCCGGCCTCCGAGGACGGCATGTACCAGAAGTCGAACGACCCCGTTCGCATGTACCTGCGCAAGATGGGCTCGGTCTCGCTCCTCACCCGTGAGGGCGAGGTGGAGATCGCGCGCCGCATCGAGCAGGGCGAGGACCGGATCTTCGAGGTCATCCTCAACAGCCGCGTCGGGGTCGCCGAGATCATCGAGATCGGCGAGCGGGTCAAGCGCGGCAAGCTGCGCCCGAAGGACGTCATCAAGAACCACGATGACGAGAACTTCACCGAGGACGACCAGCGCGCGCGCATCGGTCGCACCGCGGAGAAGGTGAAGCGGCTCGAGAGCCAGAACGCGAAGCTCCGCGAGGAGATCTCGGGCTCGCGGAAGGCCTCGGACCGCAAGGCGGCAGAGGAGCAGATCGACAAGAACCGCCGCGAGCGCATCGAGGCGCTGCGTGAGCTCGGTCTGAACAAGAAGACGATCGACAAGGTCGTCGGCGCCATCAAGACCTACATCCGCCGCGTCGAGCGCGCCGAGGCGGAGCTGGCCGAGGTGGAGCGTCGCGCGGGCGGCAAGGACGAGAAGGGCATCCGCAAGATGCTCAAGGATGTCCGGGAGAACCCGAACGCCGCGCGGCGCTTGCAGCGCCGGCTGGGCCTCGACGGGGAAGAGATCGAGCGTCTGCTCGAGCGCATGGCCGAGGCGCGCCGTCAGGTCGCCAAGGTCGAGGAGGACATGGGGCAGCCCATCGAGAACCTCCGCGCCACCTACAAGGCGCTCTACTCGGGCGAGCGTCAGGCGGACATCGCCAAGGCGGAGCTCGTCGAGGCGAACCTTCGGCTCGTCGTCTCGATCGCGAAGAAGTACACGAACCGC
The nucleotide sequence above comes from Sandaracinaceae bacterium. Encoded proteins:
- the rpoD gene encoding RNA polymerase sigma factor RpoD produces the protein MVEKNAGRSGRVRARKSRSAEGVDETKASNGRSSTGKRAARASAGRGTAGSGKSDGPATRLKPKNTKGKDNARAQMLALIERGRTKSFLTYDEINEALANDVTSDQIDELMVTLGHEDIEVVDQAGNAKVNKNRDKNRPRKSSLPPASEDGMYQKSNDPVRMYLRKMGSVSLLTREGEVEIARRIEQGEDRIFEVILNSRVGVAEIIEIGERVKRGKLRPKDVIKNHDDENFTEDDQRARIGRTAEKVKRLESQNAKLREEISGSRKASDRKAAEEQIDKNRRERIEALRELGLNKKTIDKVVGAIKTYIRRVERAEAELAEVERRAGGKDEKGIRKMLKDVRENPNAARRLQRRLGLDGEEIERLLERMAEARRQVAKVEEDMGQPIENLRATYKALYSGERQADIAKAELVEANLRLVVSIAKKYTNRGLQFLDLIQEGNIGLMKAVDKFEYRRGYKFSTYATWWIRQAITRAIADQARTIRIPVHMIETINKLIRTSRYLVQELGREPTPEEIAERMEMPLDKVRKVLKIAKEPISLETPIGEEEDSHLGDFIEDKSVVSPIEAVINNNLEEQTRRVLKTLTPREEKVLRMRFGIGEKSDHTLEEVGQDFEVTRERIRQIEAKALRKLRHPSRSKQLRSFIDS